From the Candidatus Abyssobacteria bacterium SURF_5 genome, one window contains:
- a CDS encoding MBL fold metallo-hydrolase has protein sequence MVEEIMKNLYKLEIPLPGSPLKSINSYVLKNSKRTLIIDTGMNRTVCRETMQAGLKELGVDLSKTDFFVTHLHADHFGLVATLATDGSTVYFNEPDAERMHFSVWEEMISFAGRNGFPQDELQAALHNHPGYKYGPQKELPLTLLKDGDTLSIGDYTLRCVQTPGHTQGHMCLYEPSEKILFSGDHILIDITPNIQLWSDQENPLSAYLSSLDKVHQLDIGLTLPGHRRLITDCKTRIEELKLHHQDRADEALVIVQKAARNAYQVASQMTWDIACDNWEQFPVQQKWFATGEALAHLKYLEEKSLIQKEIRDTGTFYSV, from the coding sequence ATGGTCGAAGAAATCATGAAAAACCTCTACAAGCTGGAAATCCCCCTTCCCGGAAGCCCACTGAAAAGCATTAATTCATATGTCCTGAAAAACTCCAAGCGAACACTGATAATCGACACCGGCATGAACCGCACCGTCTGTCGCGAAACGATGCAGGCGGGGTTGAAGGAGCTGGGGGTTGACCTGAGCAAGACGGATTTCTTTGTTACTCATTTGCATGCGGACCATTTCGGGTTGGTCGCAACCCTCGCGACCGACGGTTCGACGGTCTACTTCAATGAGCCGGATGCGGAGAGAATGCACTTCAGCGTATGGGAGGAAATGATCTCGTTTGCTGGCAGGAACGGGTTCCCGCAGGACGAACTCCAGGCGGCACTCCATAACCACCCCGGCTACAAATATGGACCGCAGAAGGAGTTGCCGCTTACTCTACTCAAGGACGGGGACACCCTGTCGATCGGGGATTACACCCTTCGTTGCGTCCAAACTCCCGGACACACGCAAGGGCATATGTGCCTCTATGAACCATCAGAGAAAATCTTGTTCTCCGGAGACCACATCCTCATCGACATCACGCCCAACATTCAGTTGTGGTCTGACCAGGAGAATCCTCTGAGCGCATACCTCTCCAGCCTCGACAAAGTGCACCAACTCGATATCGGGCTTACCCTTCCCGGACACCGCCGCCTCATCACCGACTGCAAGACAAGAATAGAGGAGCTTAAGCTTCACCATCAGGATCGAGCTGACGAGGCCCTTGTGATTGTGCAGAAGGCGGCCAGAAACGCATATCAGGTTGCCTCGCAAATGACATGGGATATCGCGTGTGACAATTGGGAGCAGTTCCCGGTTCAGCAAAAATGGTTTGCCACTGGCGAAGCCCTGGCACACTTGAAATATCTCGAAGAAAAAAGCCTGATACAGAAAGAAATTCGCGATACCGGGACATTTTACTCCGTCTGA
- a CDS encoding sodium:proline symporter gives MPAQPGFWTCSRSMGRMMHLIDWFIVAAYCLLSLGIGFLLSSRAGKSMSDFLLSGRNLTWWLAGTSMVATTFAADTPLAITGIIRTKGIAGNWFWWNLVMSSMLWAFLYARLWRRTNLLTDVEFLELRYSGKPAAFLRGLKALYSSVLINCIVMGWVILAMRKISLVTLGLTGTEAIALPGGLQVPPETAVTIGIILLALIYSVLSGLWGVVVTDFLQFAVAMCGSIALAIVAVRAVGGVANIIPALTASGAAPSSVLHFAPERGAGELALITFGVYLGVQWWAFRNSDGGEYIGLRAMACKDERHARLAILWYSFAHYVLRPWPWILVALISLIIYPSLPDPELGYPKMMIDLLPVGIRGLMVSSLLAAFMSTVDTHLHWGASYLTNDIYKRFIHSGADEKHYVSAARVAMLVMALLAVLASLIMNSIEWAWKFLIAIGAGIGLVNLIRWYWWRINAWSEISAMICSLVTAIVIFSSRSLAGPEYEGVRLLIIIAVSTGVWVSVTLATAPTDMESLKRFYSRVRPGGPGWRPVETTCGLKSEDNLLFDLFGAICGAAFIYSSLFLLGKILLGFPMKQWLPYAFAAGVSGFPLLILMNRKRTPVVSPVREEEGREKY, from the coding sequence ATGCCCGCACAACCCGGATTTTGGACGTGCTCGAGATCGATGGGGAGAATGATGCATCTCATTGACTGGTTTATTGTCGCGGCATATTGCCTGTTGTCATTGGGTATAGGCTTTCTTCTATCCAGCCGTGCAGGCAAGAGCATGAGCGATTTTCTTCTTTCCGGCCGCAACCTCACCTGGTGGCTGGCCGGCACGTCTATGGTTGCAACCACGTTTGCCGCCGATACACCGCTTGCAATCACCGGCATTATCCGGACGAAAGGGATCGCCGGCAACTGGTTCTGGTGGAATTTGGTGATGAGCAGCATGTTGTGGGCATTTCTGTATGCTCGATTGTGGCGGCGGACGAATCTGCTGACAGACGTTGAATTTCTGGAATTACGCTATTCAGGCAAGCCCGCCGCTTTCCTGCGGGGACTGAAGGCTCTGTATTCGTCAGTGCTCATCAACTGCATTGTGATGGGATGGGTAATCCTGGCGATGAGGAAGATATCCCTGGTGACTCTTGGGCTGACCGGGACAGAGGCAATTGCGTTGCCGGGCGGGCTGCAGGTACCTCCCGAGACCGCAGTGACGATCGGGATCATATTATTGGCGCTGATATACTCGGTTCTTTCGGGCTTGTGGGGGGTGGTTGTGACAGATTTTCTGCAATTTGCGGTTGCGATGTGCGGGTCGATTGCGCTTGCCATCGTAGCCGTGCGCGCTGTCGGCGGTGTGGCAAACATCATTCCGGCACTGACTGCCTCTGGCGCCGCTCCCTCAAGCGTTCTCCATTTTGCCCCCGAGAGGGGAGCGGGTGAGTTGGCCTTGATTACGTTTGGGGTTTACCTTGGCGTCCAATGGTGGGCTTTCCGAAATTCCGACGGAGGGGAGTATATAGGGCTGCGTGCGATGGCGTGTAAAGACGAGCGCCATGCGCGGCTCGCGATTCTCTGGTACAGCTTTGCACATTACGTACTTCGTCCGTGGCCGTGGATTCTGGTCGCGCTCATTTCCCTGATAATCTATCCCTCGCTGCCGGACCCGGAATTGGGATACCCGAAGATGATGATTGACCTTTTACCGGTGGGGATTCGAGGGCTGATGGTCTCTTCTCTGTTGGCCGCATTCATGTCGACGGTCGATACTCACCTCCATTGGGGGGCATCTTATTTAACGAATGACATTTACAAGCGATTCATACATTCAGGGGCGGATGAGAAACATTACGTATCAGCCGCTCGCGTGGCCATGCTGGTAATGGCGTTGCTTGCGGTGCTTGCGAGCTTGATCATGAACTCCATAGAATGGGCGTGGAAGTTCCTGATCGCGATCGGCGCAGGCATTGGATTGGTGAATCTTATCAGGTGGTATTGGTGGCGCATCAATGCCTGGTCGGAAATCTCAGCGATGATTTGCTCGCTGGTGACGGCTATCGTCATCTTCTCTTCTCGTTCGTTGGCTGGACCGGAATATGAGGGGGTGCGCCTCTTAATAATCATCGCGGTTTCCACGGGTGTATGGGTATCGGTAACTCTGGCGACCGCGCCCACAGACATGGAGAGCCTCAAGAGATTTTACTCTCGCGTGCGCCCGGGAGGCCCGGGATGGCGTCCTGTCGAGACGACATGCGGTCTAAAATCAGAAGACAATCTCCTCTTTGATCTATTCGGGGCAATTTGCGGCGCCGCCTTCATCTACTCCTCGCTGTTCCTCCTCGGGAAGATCCTGCTCGGGTTCCCAATGAAGCAGTGGCTCCCTTACGCCTTCGCGGCTGGAGTTAGCGGCTTTCCGCTTCTCATCCTGATGAACAGAAAGCGAACGCCCGTCGTCTCACCTGTGAGAGAGGAAGAGGGGCGGGAGAAATATTGA